The following are encoded in a window of Amycolatopsis lexingtonensis genomic DNA:
- a CDS encoding oxidoreductase: MTTESALPPLDPFAGIPDRRYEVKAADLLKPGNAGLMRWRRQATNAPIVYVEDAYITGTLDLRAADLKYLFRFERCRFEHPPDVREANLLGLVFRKCWLPGLKARNMRSRNDVRLIRSVVQVDGADREIEETTVQRGDDRERGMPNAAVNFTDAVIEGSMVLTRTVISHPHGKAIHADRLVLTGALLAYRMVANGEVRLPGLRTGGNVNFSGATLNNPDGFALNGNGLHIGGSLLCEVDNYGPASQRKRFSATGIVYLPSATVDSDIVMREAKLTVSQHGPIAVDAWKSNDPYLDPRPALVADRLRVDGNVELSDGLQALGTLRMVNARIGGSLRLAGAEVRVERGKSQPYYDRALHLDGTEIGGDIEATSLRVPAGQLRLADVTVGGNFLAWNSMFRHPGRDVFSARRSKIAGNFQLTDATIHGTLRLQGVEVGGSINLAGTRLTEPGLRATSSFSLDVRTGRIGRDLTLRDNNGRPFTAEGGVNLDGAQVARRLDLRGSELRSLPPFHVALDAGDVAADEFTLTPNLPPEGRIVLRRAHCGTLTDNDEFWAASSGIELEDFRYDALARGIPLDDDKALDHRIELLRKAMRGYRPGPYDQLAHMLRAAGNEEHASTVALRKQQFRYEALARGFKFFGPGVRLWSWLQRSMVGYGYRPVRALGWLLMLLVLGSLWFGLGTDDCIHWVNSDPAHQIIANGRRCVVNQQDTGLQWNPVIYTADLLVPIVDFGNKSRWYMHGPDNWVAAGFTASGWILATTVAAGVSRMLRRDN; the protein is encoded by the coding sequence TTGACGACCGAAAGCGCGCTGCCCCCTCTCGACCCGTTCGCCGGTATTCCCGATCGCCGCTATGAGGTCAAGGCCGCCGATCTACTGAAACCCGGCAACGCGGGCCTGATGCGGTGGCGGCGTCAGGCCACGAACGCGCCGATCGTCTACGTCGAGGACGCCTACATCACCGGCACGCTCGACCTGCGCGCCGCGGACCTCAAGTACCTCTTCCGGTTCGAGCGCTGCCGGTTCGAGCACCCGCCGGACGTGCGTGAAGCCAATTTGCTCGGGCTGGTGTTCCGCAAGTGCTGGCTGCCCGGGCTCAAGGCCCGCAACATGCGCAGCCGCAACGACGTCCGGCTGATCCGCAGCGTCGTCCAGGTCGACGGCGCCGACCGCGAGATCGAGGAGACGACCGTCCAGCGCGGCGACGACCGCGAACGCGGGATGCCGAACGCCGCCGTCAACTTCACCGACGCGGTGATCGAGGGGTCGATGGTGCTCACCCGCACCGTCATCTCGCACCCGCACGGGAAGGCGATCCACGCCGACCGGCTCGTGCTGACCGGCGCGCTGCTTGCGTACCGGATGGTCGCGAACGGCGAAGTCCGGCTCCCCGGCCTGCGGACCGGCGGTAACGTCAACTTTTCCGGCGCCACGCTGAACAACCCGGACGGCTTCGCGCTCAACGGCAACGGCCTGCACATCGGCGGCAGCCTGCTGTGCGAAGTCGACAACTACGGGCCCGCCAGCCAGCGCAAGCGCTTCTCCGCGACGGGGATCGTGTACCTGCCGAGCGCCACCGTCGACAGCGACATCGTCATGCGTGAAGCGAAGCTGACGGTGTCCCAGCACGGGCCGATCGCCGTCGACGCGTGGAAGTCGAACGACCCGTACCTGGACCCGCGGCCCGCGCTGGTCGCCGACCGCCTGCGCGTCGACGGCAACGTCGAGCTTTCGGACGGTCTTCAGGCGCTGGGGACGTTGCGCATGGTCAACGCCCGCATCGGCGGCTCGCTGCGGCTGGCCGGCGCCGAGGTGCGGGTCGAGCGCGGCAAGTCGCAGCCGTACTACGACCGCGCGCTGCACCTGGACGGCACCGAGATCGGCGGCGACATCGAGGCGACCAGCCTTCGGGTGCCCGCGGGGCAGCTGCGGCTGGCGGACGTCACGGTCGGCGGCAACTTCCTGGCGTGGAACTCGATGTTCCGCCACCCGGGCCGGGACGTGTTCTCGGCCCGCCGGTCCAAGATCGCGGGCAACTTCCAGCTGACGGACGCCACGATCCACGGCACCCTGCGCCTGCAAGGCGTCGAGGTCGGCGGTTCGATCAACCTGGCAGGCACGCGCCTGACGGAGCCGGGCCTGCGCGCGACCAGCAGTTTTTCGCTCGACGTCCGCACCGGCCGGATCGGCCGCGACCTGACGCTCCGCGACAACAACGGCCGCCCGTTCACCGCCGAGGGCGGCGTCAACCTGGACGGCGCCCAGGTCGCGCGGCGCTTGGACCTGCGGGGTTCGGAGCTGCGCTCGCTGCCGCCGTTCCACGTGGCCCTCGACGCGGGCGACGTCGCGGCGGACGAGTTCACGCTGACGCCCAACTTGCCGCCGGAAGGCCGGATCGTGCTGCGCCGCGCGCACTGCGGAACGCTGACCGACAACGACGAGTTCTGGGCCGCGTCCAGCGGCATCGAGCTGGAGGACTTCCGCTACGACGCGCTGGCCCGCGGCATCCCCCTCGACGACGACAAGGCCCTCGACCACCGCATCGAGCTGTTGCGCAAAGCGATGCGCGGTTACCGGCCGGGCCCGTACGACCAGCTGGCCCACATGCTGCGCGCGGCGGGCAACGAAGAGCACGCGTCGACGGTCGCCCTGCGCAAGCAGCAGTTCCGGTACGAGGCCCTGGCCCGCGGCTTCAAGTTCTTCGGCCCGGGCGTCCGGCTGTGGAGCTGGCTGCAGCGCTCGATGGTCGGCTACGGCTACCGCCCGGTCCGCGCCCTCGGCTGGCTGCTGATGCTGCTGGTGCTGGGCAGCCTGTGGTTCGGCTTGGGCACGGACGACTGCATCCACTGGGTGAACTCGGACCCGGCCCACCAGATCATCGCGAACGGCCGCCGCTGCGTGGTGAACCAGCAGGACACGGGCCTGCAGTGGAACCCGGTGATCTACACGGCGGACCTGCTGGTCCCGATCGTGGACTTCGGCAACAAGTCGAGGTGGTACATGCACGGCCCGGACAACTGGGTGGCGGCGGGCTTCACGGCGTCGGGCTGGATCCTGGCAACCACGGTGGCGGCGGGCGTGAGCCGCATGCTGCGGCGGGACAACTGA
- a CDS encoding helix-turn-helix transcriptional regulator: protein MTQTQVHANRREELGQFLKACRARIGPAEVGLEPGPRRRLSGLRREEVALLAGVGVTWYTWLEQGRPINASWQVLDAVARTLRLDHPEREHLYRLAELTPARLPSPAEVVPDAVREVLRALDPLPATVVNGRFDVLESNAAQEELFWEWHSMPCLHKNLLWCCVTEPNARRFLLNYDEEVPHMVARMRAEYGRHVGDPSWEEDIRRLSALSPEFVELWARHEVAEPRARLRRLDHPRAGRMNLRLTELAVSEAPGLRVQVSTPDDAATWALLPRTRRSP from the coding sequence ATGACCCAGACGCAGGTCCACGCGAACCGCCGGGAGGAACTCGGCCAGTTCCTCAAGGCGTGCCGGGCGCGGATCGGCCCGGCGGAGGTCGGCCTCGAGCCCGGCCCGCGCCGCCGGCTCAGCGGGTTGCGCCGCGAGGAGGTGGCGCTGCTCGCCGGCGTCGGCGTCACCTGGTACACGTGGCTCGAACAGGGGCGGCCGATCAACGCGAGCTGGCAGGTCCTCGACGCGGTGGCGCGCACGCTGCGGCTGGACCACCCCGAGCGGGAGCACCTGTACCGGCTCGCGGAGCTGACCCCGGCGCGGCTGCCGTCGCCGGCCGAGGTGGTGCCGGACGCGGTGCGCGAGGTGCTGCGCGCGCTGGACCCGCTGCCCGCCACGGTCGTCAACGGCCGGTTCGACGTCCTGGAGTCGAACGCGGCGCAGGAGGAGCTGTTCTGGGAGTGGCACAGCATGCCGTGCCTGCACAAGAACCTGCTGTGGTGCTGCGTGACCGAGCCGAACGCGCGGCGGTTCCTGCTGAACTACGACGAGGAGGTGCCCCACATGGTCGCGCGGATGCGCGCCGAGTACGGCAGGCACGTCGGCGATCCGTCCTGGGAGGAGGACATCCGCCGGCTGTCGGCGCTGAGCCCGGAGTTCGTCGAGCTGTGGGCGCGGCACGAGGTGGCCGAACCGCGGGCGCGGCTGCGGCGGCTGGACCACCCGCGGGCCGGGCGGATGAACCTCCGGCTGACCGAGCTTGCGGTGTCCGAGGCGCCGGGGCTGCGGGTCCAGGTGTCCACTCCGGACGACGCGGCGACGTGGGCGCTGCTGCCCCGGACCAGGCGGTCGCCGTGA
- a CDS encoding GroES family chaperonin: MHAVSDGAKLEIQMLHDRVLVRLSPEEGERRSSGGIVIPATAQVARRLAWGDVLGVGNSVRNVKTGDRVLFNPEDQLEVEIQGEGHLVMRERDIHAVATERTEHGTGLYL; encoded by the coding sequence ATGCACGCCGTGTCTGACGGGGCGAAACTCGAGATCCAGATGCTGCACGACCGCGTCCTCGTGCGGCTGTCCCCCGAGGAAGGCGAGCGCCGCAGCAGCGGCGGCATCGTGATCCCCGCTACGGCGCAGGTCGCACGCCGGCTCGCCTGGGGTGATGTACTGGGCGTGGGCAACAGCGTGCGGAACGTCAAGACCGGCGACCGCGTGCTCTTCAACCCGGAGGACCAGCTCGAGGTCGAAATCCAGGGCGAAGGGCACCTGGTGATGCGCGAACGCGACATCCACGCGGTCGCCACGGAGCGAACCGAGCACGGCACGGGGCTCTACCTGTAG
- a CDS encoding leucine-rich repeat domain-containing protein, giving the protein MTALDLSDRGLTSVPALPPGLTRLDLYKNALTEVPASLWSQTGLRVLNLAANRISALPPGISALESVHTLDLAHNSFDSLPDELGDLAGLTEYLYVSDNRLTAFPAAWCRLGRLRYLGCTDNRLTALPADLSGFASLRELRLYRNELTALPESIGALKALRELHLRGNRLTALPSSIGLLSELRQLDLRENALVSLPASVAQLSKLDKLDLRWNKHFREPAWLRDFEEAGCMVLR; this is encoded by the coding sequence GTGACGGCCCTCGACCTGAGCGACCGGGGGCTGACGTCGGTGCCCGCGCTGCCACCCGGCCTGACCCGGCTCGACCTGTACAAGAACGCGCTCACGGAGGTTCCCGCGTCGCTGTGGTCCCAGACCGGGCTTCGCGTGCTGAACCTGGCGGCGAACCGGATTTCCGCGCTGCCGCCGGGGATCTCGGCGCTCGAGTCGGTGCACACGCTCGACCTGGCGCACAACTCGTTCGACTCGCTGCCGGACGAGCTGGGCGACCTGGCCGGGCTCACCGAGTACCTGTACGTCAGCGACAACCGGCTCACGGCGTTCCCGGCGGCGTGGTGCCGGCTGGGCCGGTTGCGGTACCTGGGCTGCACGGACAACCGGCTCACGGCGCTGCCCGCCGATCTGTCGGGATTTGCGTCCCTGCGCGAACTCCGGCTGTACCGCAACGAGCTGACCGCGTTGCCGGAGTCGATCGGTGCGCTCAAGGCGTTGCGGGAGCTGCACCTGCGGGGCAACCGGCTGACCGCGTTGCCGTCGTCGATCGGTTTGCTGAGCGAGCTGCGTCAGCTCGACCTGCGGGAGAACGCGCTGGTCTCCCTCCCGGCGTCGGTCGCTCAATTGTCCAAATTGGACAAGCTGGATCTGCGGTGGAACAAGCACTTCCGGGAGCCGGCCTGGTTGCGCGACTTCGAGGAGGCGGGGTGCATGGTCCTTCGCTGA
- a CDS encoding SRPBCC family protein, translated as MNAPDATGRIEIGAAPETVYDLVSDPGKLAEVAEEYAGHRWVGGSSEPAVGAKFRGRNRRGFRRWSTLSTITDAEPGRRFGFEVTSVAGLPVARWQYDFEATDDGCVVVESMWERRPAWFKVPTSTVTGVWHRGEANAANIATTLARLKRAAEASR; from the coding sequence TTGAACGCACCCGACGCCACCGGCCGGATCGAGATCGGCGCGGCGCCCGAAACCGTGTACGACCTGGTCAGTGACCCCGGGAAGCTGGCGGAGGTCGCCGAGGAGTACGCCGGGCACCGGTGGGTCGGCGGCTCCTCCGAGCCCGCCGTCGGCGCGAAGTTCCGCGGGCGCAACCGGCGGGGCTTCCGGCGCTGGAGCACGCTCTCGACCATCACCGACGCCGAGCCCGGGCGGCGGTTCGGGTTCGAGGTGACCTCGGTCGCCGGGTTGCCCGTCGCGCGGTGGCAGTACGACTTCGAAGCCACGGACGACGGCTGCGTCGTCGTCGAAAGCATGTGGGAGCGGCGGCCGGCGTGGTTCAAGGTGCCGACGTCGACCGTCACCGGGGTGTGGCACCGCGGCGAGGCCAACGCGGCCAACATCGCCACCACCCTGGCCCGGCTGAAGCGGGCCGCCGAAGCTAGTCGATGA
- a CDS encoding amino acid ABC transporter ATP-binding protein encodes MTPVVSAQKICKSFGSVDVLKGIDLEVHEREVLCLIGPSGSGKSTLLRCINHLEKIDAGRLYVDGVLVGYRQRGDKLHELREKEVAFQRKDIGMVFQRFNLFPHMTALENIMEAPIQVRREPKAQVRQRALELLDRVGLGDKAKNYPAQLSGGQQQRVAIARALAMQPKLMLFDEPTSALDPELVGDVLGVMKQLAKDGMTMVVVTHEMQFAREVADKVLFMDGGVVVEEGPPDQVIGSPREERTKSFLARVLNPNA; translated from the coding sequence ATGACTCCGGTCGTTTCCGCGCAGAAGATCTGCAAGAGCTTCGGCAGCGTCGACGTCCTCAAGGGCATCGACCTCGAGGTGCACGAGCGCGAGGTGCTCTGCCTGATCGGGCCGTCCGGCTCGGGCAAGTCGACGCTCCTGCGCTGCATCAACCACCTCGAGAAGATCGACGCCGGCCGGCTCTACGTCGACGGTGTGCTCGTCGGCTACCGGCAGCGCGGCGACAAGCTGCACGAGCTGCGGGAGAAGGAAGTCGCGTTCCAGCGCAAGGACATCGGCATGGTGTTCCAGCGCTTCAACCTCTTCCCGCACATGACGGCGCTCGAGAACATCATGGAGGCGCCGATCCAGGTTCGGCGCGAGCCGAAGGCCCAGGTGCGCCAGCGCGCGCTGGAGCTGCTGGACCGCGTAGGTCTCGGCGACAAGGCGAAAAACTACCCGGCACAGCTGTCCGGCGGGCAGCAGCAGCGCGTCGCGATCGCCCGGGCGCTGGCGATGCAGCCGAAGCTGATGCTGTTCGACGAGCCGACGTCCGCGCTGGACCCGGAGCTCGTCGGCGACGTCCTCGGCGTGATGAAGCAGCTCGCCAAGGACGGCATGACCATGGTCGTCGTCACGCACGAGATGCAGTTCGCGCGCGAGGTGGCGGACAAGGTCCTGTTCATGGACGGCGGCGTCGTCGTCGAAGAGGGCCCGCCCGACCAGGTCATCGGGAGTCCGCGCGAGGAGCGGACCAAATCGTTCCTCGCCCGGGTGCTCAACCCGAACGCCTGA
- a CDS encoding amino acid ABC transporter permease yields the protein MSSSEAPLPEAPIDAEPIKAVPVRRYGRWVAGVIILFVAFIVVRSVITNDALQWPVVGDYLFDDRILRGLQNTLILTVISMLIGIVGGILLAVMRLSPNPLTSGAAAVYIWLFRGTPLITQLIIWNFLALAYPRLGLGVPFGPEFVSWDTNQLITQFTASLLGLGLNEAAYMAEIVRGGIQSVDDGQLEAASALGMSRTKTLRRIILPQAMRVIIPPTGNETISMLKTTALVVVIGYYELMVAVQTIYAQNYKTVPLLLTAGAWYLFMTSVLTLIQIQIEKRFARGTSRGEANKTRWAGRMLGFRFGSGASGGGGKV from the coding sequence GTGAGCTCCTCCGAAGCGCCTCTCCCCGAGGCGCCGATCGACGCCGAGCCCATCAAGGCGGTCCCGGTGCGCCGCTACGGGCGCTGGGTGGCCGGCGTGATCATCCTGTTCGTGGCGTTCATCGTGGTCCGCAGCGTGATCACGAACGACGCGCTGCAGTGGCCGGTCGTCGGGGACTACCTCTTCGACGACCGGATCCTGCGCGGTCTGCAGAACACGTTGATCCTGACGGTGATCTCGATGCTGATCGGGATCGTCGGCGGCATCCTGCTGGCCGTCATGCGGCTTTCGCCGAACCCGCTGACCTCGGGCGCGGCGGCGGTGTACATCTGGCTGTTCCGCGGAACCCCGCTGATCACGCAGCTGATCATCTGGAACTTCCTAGCCCTGGCCTATCCCAGGCTCGGGCTCGGGGTGCCGTTCGGGCCCGAGTTCGTCAGCTGGGACACCAACCAGCTGATCACGCAGTTCACCGCGTCGCTGCTCGGCCTCGGACTCAACGAAGCCGCGTACATGGCGGAGATCGTGCGAGGCGGCATCCAGTCGGTCGACGACGGTCAGCTGGAAGCGGCGAGCGCGCTCGGCATGAGCCGGACGAAGACGCTCCGGCGGATCATCCTCCCGCAGGCCATGCGGGTGATCATCCCGCCGACCGGCAACGAGACGATCTCCATGCTGAAGACGACGGCGCTGGTCGTCGTCATCGGGTACTACGAACTGATGGTCGCGGTGCAGACGATCTACGCGCAGAACTACAAGACCGTGCCCCTGCTGCTCACCGCCGGGGCCTGGTACCTGTTCATGACGTCGGTGCTGACGCTGATCCAGATCCAGATCGAGAAGCGGTTCGCGCGCGGTACCTCGCGGGGTGAGGCGAACAAGACCAGGTGGGCGGGCCGGATGCTGGGCTTCCGGTTCGGCTCCGGGGCCAGCGGCGGAGGGGGGAAGGTCTGA
- a CDS encoding NHL domain-containing thioredoxin family protein yields the protein MRAPELRGDVWLNTGGRALTLAELRGRIVLLDFWTSGCINCLHVLDELRPLEAEFADVLVTIGVHSPKFLHEGERASIEAAVRRYDVHHPVVNDPKMELWSQYAVRAWPTLAVVDPEGYVVHVAAGEGHEEALRRVITDLVAKHEAKGTLRRGGSPYVPVEEQVSELRFPSKAVATAEGRILVADTGHHAIVEFASDGETVIRRFGSGARGGQDGPFDVATFAEPSGIALLPYDVAERVGYHAVVADTAGHRLRGLDLITGEVTTVAGTGAQWRSGPDSGKGTTVDLTSPWDVAWWGPAGGVVVAMAGNHTLGVFDPVSGTIRRFAGTTVEGMRDGDVGEAFFAQTSGLAVEGDKLWLVDAETSALRWIEPDGESFTVHTAIGIDLFSFGHTDGPADKALLQHPLGLAVLPGDKIAIADTYNGAVRAFDVFTRQVTTIATGLAEPQGLLSHEGELLVVESAGNRVGRLPASEPTVVAGDAHAVRRPPTVLAPGEIDFSVVFTAPPGEKLDDRFGPSTRLEISASPPELLADGVGTGTDLTRKIRLADGVTEGVLQVVAQAASCDDGGEHPACRITRQDWGVPIRLEKGGANELSLVMAGAPRTDG from the coding sequence GTGCGTGCCCCCGAGCTGCGCGGCGACGTCTGGCTGAACACCGGCGGCCGCGCGCTGACCCTCGCCGAGCTGCGCGGGCGCATCGTGCTGCTGGACTTCTGGACCAGCGGCTGCATCAACTGCCTCCACGTGCTCGACGAGCTGCGCCCGCTCGAGGCCGAGTTCGCGGACGTGCTGGTCACGATCGGTGTCCACTCCCCGAAGTTCCTGCACGAGGGCGAGCGCGCGTCGATCGAAGCCGCCGTCCGGCGCTACGACGTGCACCACCCCGTGGTCAACGACCCGAAGATGGAGCTGTGGTCGCAGTACGCGGTCCGCGCGTGGCCGACGCTCGCGGTCGTCGACCCCGAGGGTTACGTCGTGCACGTCGCCGCCGGCGAAGGACACGAAGAAGCGCTGCGCCGGGTGATCACCGACCTCGTCGCGAAGCACGAAGCGAAGGGGACGCTCCGCCGCGGCGGCAGCCCGTACGTCCCGGTCGAAGAGCAGGTCAGCGAGCTGCGGTTCCCGAGCAAGGCCGTCGCCACCGCCGAGGGGCGGATCCTCGTCGCGGACACCGGGCACCACGCGATCGTCGAGTTCGCCTCGGACGGCGAGACCGTCATCCGCCGCTTCGGCAGCGGCGCCCGCGGCGGCCAGGACGGCCCGTTCGACGTCGCGACCTTCGCCGAGCCGTCGGGCATCGCGCTCCTGCCGTACGACGTCGCCGAGCGCGTCGGCTACCACGCCGTCGTCGCGGACACCGCCGGCCACCGGCTGCGCGGCCTCGACCTCATCACCGGCGAGGTGACGACCGTCGCCGGCACCGGCGCCCAGTGGCGCAGCGGGCCGGACTCGGGCAAGGGCACCACGGTCGATCTCACGAGTCCCTGGGACGTCGCCTGGTGGGGCCCGGCGGGCGGGGTCGTCGTCGCGATGGCGGGCAACCACACGCTGGGCGTGTTCGACCCGGTGTCGGGCACGATCCGCCGCTTCGCCGGGACGACCGTCGAAGGGATGCGAGACGGCGACGTCGGCGAAGCGTTCTTCGCACAGACGTCCGGCCTGGCCGTGGAGGGCGACAAGCTGTGGCTCGTCGACGCGGAGACGTCGGCGCTGCGCTGGATCGAGCCCGACGGCGAGTCCTTCACCGTCCACACGGCGATCGGCATCGACCTCTTCTCCTTCGGCCACACCGACGGCCCGGCCGACAAGGCGCTGCTGCAGCACCCCCTGGGCCTCGCCGTGCTGCCCGGCGACAAGATCGCGATCGCCGACACTTACAACGGCGCGGTCCGCGCCTTCGACGTCTTCACCCGCCAGGTGACCACGATCGCGACCGGCCTCGCCGAGCCGCAGGGGCTGCTGTCGCACGAGGGCGAGCTGCTGGTCGTCGAGTCCGCGGGCAACCGCGTAGGCCGGCTGCCGGCGAGCGAGCCGACGGTCGTGGCCGGCGACGCGCACGCCGTGCGCCGTCCGCCGACGGTGCTCGCGCCGGGCGAGATCGACTTTTCGGTGGTGTTCACGGCCCCGCCCGGCGAGAAGCTGGACGACCGCTTCGGGCCGTCGACGCGCCTGGAGATCAGCGCGTCGCCGCCCGAGCTGCTGGCCGACGGCGTCGGCACCGGCACGGACCTGACCCGCAAGATCCGCCTGGCCGACGGCGTCACCGAGGGTGTTCTGCAGGTCGTGGCTCAAGCCGCGAGCTGCGACGACGGCGGCGAGCACCCGGCGTGCCGGATCACGAGGCAGGACTGGGGCGTCCCGATCCGGCTCGAAAAGGGCGGGGCGAACGAGCTCAGCCTGGTCATGGCCGGTGCACCGCGCACCGACGGGTAA
- a CDS encoding VanW family protein, which produces MADEEVTERAETLDPERATPPAEPAEPAEPAEPAEPAEPAEPAEPAEPAEPAGVERAELATEVAPVAEAAHESEPVEPAAVAEVEPAEHAWPAAEVPSAEPGAGAGDEPAEPVAEVAPVAEAVHESEPVERAEPTESEPVEGGGSVPEAADPAAVTTDLFADDLLGELLETPVLPPPPETPARKLRKGVARTMMAIGLALGLFVILYAVDLIVSAGDVPRGVTVAGIDVGGLSHADAEAKLRRELEPRLIRPVVVHGGDVQAELVPSRSGLGLDWPNTLGLAGHQPLSPITRIMSFFTSREVGVATRTDERQITEAVRQLAQGRLDHPATEGSVGFLPIPGSDGGVNPYPVLPRQGQQLLDLAGAVHAVTDHWLDPGGVRLAMAITPVKATAAGVQAAYQQIVVPAVAKPVVVHGQGKDVPLKPDAIAASFQFAAVEGGAVEVRIDQGKLQGALKDPLASTETDGKDAQIVFTGDQPAVEPSEDARKVNWEKTFLPLIDVLKKTDGRDLPVVYSASKPGVTTDAASALGIKEVIGEFTTGGLAGPAATNNRTLADRVSGAIVKPGETFSLGGRSGPRTADNGYVPAPVGEDGTGATVVGGGVSQLASTLYNAGYLAGLTDAGHLEHDQYLDRYPAGRDAKAVNADGSPVELKLTNDAPTGIAIQAVVSGDSVTVRIWGTRHYRVEGQTGAQTPGAPPPVQFGGTEPCVPSIGSPGFSVTDTRVLYDAASGAEVRRTSHTATYGPRPTVLC; this is translated from the coding sequence GTGGCAGACGAAGAGGTGACCGAGCGCGCGGAAACGCTCGACCCCGAGCGCGCGACGCCGCCTGCCGAGCCTGCCGAGCCTGCCGAGCCTGCCGAGCCTGCCGAGCCTGCCGAGCCTGCCGAGCCTGCCGAGCCTGCCGAGCCTGCCGAGCCTGCCGGGGTCGAACGCGCCGAACTGGCCACCGAGGTGGCGCCGGTCGCGGAGGCGGCGCACGAATCCGAGCCGGTCGAGCCTGCAGCGGTGGCCGAGGTCGAGCCCGCCGAGCACGCGTGGCCTGCCGCTGAGGTGCCATCCGCCGAGCCTGGAGCGGGGGCCGGGGACGAGCCTGCCGAGCCGGTCGCCGAGGTGGCACCGGTTGCGGAGGCCGTGCACGAATCCGAGCCGGTCGAGCGCGCGGAGCCCACCGAGTCCGAGCCGGTCGAGGGCGGCGGGTCGGTGCCGGAAGCGGCTGACCCTGCCGCCGTCACCACCGACCTCTTCGCCGATGATCTCCTCGGCGAACTCCTCGAAACCCCCGTCCTCCCGCCCCCGCCCGAGACTCCCGCGCGGAAGCTGCGCAAGGGGGTCGCGCGCACCATGATGGCCATCGGGCTCGCGCTCGGGCTGTTCGTCATCCTCTACGCGGTCGACCTGATCGTCAGCGCCGGGGACGTTCCGCGCGGGGTGACCGTCGCCGGGATCGACGTCGGGGGGCTGAGTCATGCCGATGCCGAAGCCAAGCTGCGCCGGGAACTCGAGCCACGGCTGATCCGGCCCGTTGTCGTGCACGGGGGCGATGTGCAAGCCGAGCTCGTGCCGTCGCGGTCGGGGCTGGGGCTCGACTGGCCGAACACCCTCGGGCTCGCCGGGCACCAGCCGCTCAGTCCGATCACGCGGATCATGTCCTTCTTCACCAGCCGCGAGGTCGGGGTCGCCACGCGCACCGATGAACGGCAGATCACCGAGGCCGTGCGGCAGCTCGCCCAGGGCAGGCTTGACCACCCGGCCACCGAAGGGTCGGTCGGGTTCCTGCCGATCCCGGGCAGCGACGGCGGCGTCAACCCCTACCCCGTCCTGCCGCGGCAGGGGCAGCAGCTGCTCGACCTGGCCGGCGCCGTGCACGCCGTCACCGATCACTGGCTCGACCCCGGTGGGGTCCGGCTGGCCATGGCGATCACGCCGGTCAAGGCGACCGCGGCCGGGGTGCAGGCGGCTTACCAGCAGATCGTCGTGCCCGCCGTCGCGAAACCCGTTGTCGTGCACGGGCAGGGCAAGGACGTGCCGCTCAAGCCCGACGCCATCGCCGCGTCGTTCCAGTTCGCCGCCGTCGAGGGCGGGGCCGTCGAGGTGCGCATCGACCAGGGCAAGCTGCAGGGCGCGCTCAAGGACCCCCTCGCGAGCACCGAGACCGACGGCAAGGACGCGCAGATCGTCTTCACCGGCGACCAGCCGGCCGTCGAGCCGTCCGAGGACGCCCGGAAGGTCAACTGGGAGAAGACCTTCCTGCCGCTCATCGACGTGCTCAAGAAGACCGACGGGCGCGACCTCCCCGTCGTCTACAGCGCGTCGAAGCCCGGCGTGACCACCGACGCCGCCAGTGCGCTCGGCATCAAGGAGGTCATCGGCGAGTTCACCACCGGTGGCCTCGCCGGGCCGGCTGCGACCAACAACCGGACGCTCGCCGATCGCGTTTCCGGCGCCATCGTCAAGCCCGGTGAGACGTTCAGCCTCGGCGGCCGCTCCGGCCCGCGCACCGCGGACAACGGCTACGTGCCCGCGCCGGTCGGCGAGGACGGCACCGGCGCCACCGTCGTCGGTGGTGGCGTTTCCCAGCTGGCGTCCACTTTGTACAACGCGGGCTACCTCGCCGGCCTGACCGACGCCGGTCACCTCGAGCACGACCAGTACCTCGACCGCTACCCCGCCGGCCGCGACGCCAAGGCCGTCAACGCCGACGGCAGTCCCGTCGAGCTCAAGCTGACCAACGACGCGCCCACCGGGATCGCCATCCAGGCCGTCGTTTCCGGCGACTCGGTGACCGTCCGGATCTGGGGCACCCGGCACTACCGCGTCGAAGGCCAGACCGGCGCGCAAACCCCGGGTGCTCCCCCTCCGGTGCAGTTCGGGGGCACCGAGCCTTGCGTACCGTCGATCGGCTCACCCGGCTTCAGCGTCACCGACACCCGCGTGCTCTACGACGCCGCGAGCGGAGCCGAAGTCCGCCGGACGTCGCACACGGCGACCTACGGTCCGCGTCCGACCGTTCTCTGTTGA